In one window of Pseudochaenichthys georgianus chromosome 5, fPseGeo1.2, whole genome shotgun sequence DNA:
- the appl1 gene encoding DCC-interacting protein 13-alpha — translation MPGIEKLPIEETLEDSPQTRSLLGVFEEDTAAMSNYCSQLYQAMQRIYDAQNELSAATHLTSRLLKEYDKQRFPLGGDDEVMSSTLQQFAKVIDELSSCHAVLSTQLADAMMFPITQFKERDLKEILTLKEVFQISSDDHDVAMNRFSRLSKKRDNDKLRAEAVEDVYTSRKKQHQTMMHYFCSLNTLQYKKKTALLEPLLGYMQAQISFFKLGSENLTQQWEDFLGTIGTSVQNVRREMETEVGQMHETIQEMERSCDPLYVPCDPDPAHSPVCRNLTRKQGYLHIRNKTGLVSSSWERQYFFTQGGNLMQQGRGEVAGGLVTDLDNCSVMAVDCDDRRFCFQVTSFDGKKVVTLQSESRRDCDEWISTINNISKRIYLSENAEELAARVNQSALEAVTPSPSFQQRHESMRPSSKGRAGRASSISSVGSELSPALSVLSLDALVAPETPIQFDIISPVTEENSGQSKTAAQSGRRSNPFGESGDSTSEDSEDSILHQLFIVRFLGSMEVKTPESVDIISETMRQILAARAIHNIFRMTESHLLVTCDCLKLIDPQTQVTRLRFPLCTVLQCSSHQDNKRLFGLVLQPAGGPGDSRAVCYIFESNNDGEKICDSVGLAKQIACHSEMDRKAVEKRKETDKAKEKQQEELSKQKQIEKDLEEQSRLIAASSRPGNPPAADEQFLVLSNSQSEDSDAGEEGKKKGESEA, via the exons ATGCCCGGGATAGAGAAGCTTCCGATAGAGGAGACGTTGGAGGACAGCCCGCAG ACGCGGTCCCTGCTGGGAGTGTTTGAGGAGGACACTGCAGCGATGTCCAACTACTGCAGTCAGCTCTACCAGGCCATGCAGAGGATTTATGAtgcacag AACGAGCTCAGTGCTGCCACACACCTGACCTCCAGACTGCTGAAAGAGTACGACAAACAG CGTTTTCCTCTAGGGGGCGATGACGAGGTGATGAGCTCCACCCTGCAGCAGTTTGCAAAAGTCATCGATGAG TTGAGTTCCTGTCATGCTGTCTTGTCCACCCAGCTTGCAGATGCCATGATGTTTCCCATCACTCAGTTTAAAGAGCGAGACCTGAAGG AGATCCTCACTCTGAAGGAAGTCTTCCAAATATCCAGTGATG ATCATGATGTAGCCATGAACAGATTCAGCCGTCTGTCCAAGAAGAGAGACAACGACAAG CTGCGGGCGGAGGCCGTGGAGGACGTCTACACCTCCCGCAAGAAACAGCACCAGACCAtgatgcactacttctgctcGCTCAACACGCTGCAGTACAAGAAGAAGACAGCGCTGCTGGAGCCGCTGCTGGGATACATGCAggcacag ATCAGTTTCTTTAAGCTGGGTTCAGAGAATCTCACCCAGCAGTGGGAGGACTTCCTGGGAACAATAGGAACCAGCGTCCAGAA tgtGCGTCGGGAGATGGAGACGGAGGTCGGGCAGATGCATGAGACGATCCAGGAGATGGAGCGATCATGTGACCCTCTGTACGTACCATGTGACCCTGACCCCGCCCACTCACCTGTCTGCAGGAACCTGACCAGGAAACAGGGCTACCTGCACATCCGCAA tAAGACGGGGCTGGTGTCGTCGTCCTGGGAGCGGCAGTACTTCTTCACGCAGGGCGGTAACCTGATGCAGCAGGGTCGCGGCGAGGTGGCGGGGGGGCTCGTCACCGACCTGGACAACTGCTCCGTCATGGCGGTGGACTGCGACGACCGCCGCTTCTGCTTCCAGGTCACTTCCTTTGATGGCAAGAA GGTGGTGACGCTGCAGTCGGAGAGCAGGAGGGACTGCGATGAG TGGATCTCCACCATCAACAACATCTCCAAAAGGATCTACCTGAGTGAGAACGCAGAG GAGCTTGCGGCCAGAGTGAACCAATCAGCTCTTGAAGCTGTGACGCCGTCGCCGTCCTTCCAGCAGAGGCACGAGAGCATGAGAcccagcag TAAAGGGCGTGCGGGCCGAGCTAGCAGCATCAGCTCTGTCGGCTCCGAGCTGTCGCCGGCCCTCTCTGTGCTCTCATTGGACGCCCTGGTCGCCCCGGAAACACCAATCCAGTTTGACATCATATCCCCCGTCACCGAGGAGAACTCAGGACAGAGCAAGACGGCAGCACAGTCCGGCAG GAGGAGTAACCCGTTTGGAGAGTCAGGAGACAGCACTTCAGAGGACAGTGAAG ACTCGATCCTCCACCAGCTCTTCATCGTTCGCTTCCTGGGCTCCATGGAGGTGAAGACCCCCGAGTCAGTGGACATCATCTCAGAGACCATGAGGCAGATCCTGGCAGCGAGAGCCATCCACAACATCTTCAGGATGACCGAGTCCCACCTGCTGGTCACCTGCGACTGCCTCAA ACTCATCGATCCTCAGACGCAAGTCACTCGACTCAGG TTCCCTCTCTGCACGGTGCTCCAGTGTTCCTCGCATCAGGACAACAAGAGGCTGTTTGGTCTGgtcctgcagcctgcaggcggGCCGGGGGACAGCCGAGCCGTCTGCTACATCTTCGAGTCCAACAACGACGGAGAGAAG ATCTGCGACAGCGTTGGCTTGGCAAAACAGATAGCCTGCCACTCTGAGATG GACCGTAAGGCCGTGGAGAAGAGGAAGGAGACCGACAAGGCCAAAGAGAAACAGCAGGAGGAGCTCAGCAAGCAGAAGCAGATCGAGAAG GATCTGGAGGAGCAGAGCCGTTTGATCGCCGCCTCGAGTCGCCCCGGCAACCCGCCCGCCGCTGACGAGCAGTTCCTCGTGCTCagcaacagccaatcagaggacAGCGACGCCGGAGAGGAGGGGAAGAAGAAGGGGGAGTCTGAAGCCTGA
- the LOC117447087 gene encoding uncharacterized protein, which yields MGVIISHIFSRFTSKTPVRILMVGLDAAGKTTLLYRLKLAEVVTTIPTIGFNVETVEYKNISFTVWDVGGQTIIRPLWRHYFTNTQGLIFVVDSNDPERIKEAADELHRMLEEDELRGVAVLVFANKQDLPRAMSGSDITEALRLSGVSQPWSVQASCAVSGSGLVEGLDWLSDQILKK from the exons ATGGGAGTCATCATCTCACACATCTTCTCCAGATTCACCTCCAAAACACCTGTCAGGATCTTAATGG tGGGTCTAGATGCAGCAGGTAAAACCACTCTGCTGTACAGACTGAAGCTGGCCGAAGTCGTCACCACCATCCCGACTATAG gttttAACGTGGAGACAGTGGAGTATAAGAACATCAGTTTCACAGTGTGGGATGTTGGTGGTCAGACGATCATCAGACCTCTGTGGAGACATTACTTCACCAACACACAG GGTCTGATATTTGTGGTGGATAGCAACGACCCAGAGAGGATTAAAGAAGCTGCTGACGAGCTGCACAGGATG TTGGAGGAGGATGAGTTGAGGGGCGTAGCTGTACTGGTGTTCGCTAACAAACAGGATTTACCCCGAGCCATGTCTGGCAGTGACATCACCGAGGCTCTCCGCCTATCAGGAGTCTCTCAGCCG tggtcTGTGCAGGCGTCCTGTGCTGTCAGTGGGTCTGGTCTGGTGGAGGGTCTGGACTGGCTCTCAGACCAGATCCTGAAAAAGTAA
- the LOC117447166 gene encoding kelch-like protein 10 isoform X3 — protein sequence MFSKKTSTPGQASSALNSHRSQVEKRMHGMTSAVLTEMREKRELCDLEIQVGKVKIDAHKVILCSCSSYFRALLTGPWASIKKQKYTIPGVSSEMMSLIINYAYTNSAPVTEDNVVELLAAADQLLVTGLVQSCWFFLEDQLSPRNCIGIWKLMSVYYMPEQSTKVFHYILHSFKEIVSVSQEFVNLSIEQLTTIIESDHLNVSEEYTVFEAILSWINYQPDQRNGHISELLSKVRLGLMNVYYLQNVMDNDVVRNSIKCFPILDEALKVSLNFSRYSKSIYKNMLSRPRLPSTILLVTGGEGDGVHATDLEAYDARADCWVTVSAGQIRRAYHGAAVLNNAVYLIGGICTELYLNTVQKFDLVTRTWHQVAPLNSCRGYVCVVVHNECIYAIGGYNGVTCFNTVECYKPENDRWTMVAQMHSRRSGAGATTLNGKVYVCGGYNGHRSLSTAECYDPDFNQWTLISAMRTSRSGLGVAAYRNRIYALL from the exons ATGTTTTCCAAAAAAACGAGTACACCAGGACAAGCTTCCAGCGCATTAAACTCTCACAGGAGCCAGGTGGAGAAAAGGATGCACGGCATGACATCTGCAGTCCTGACTGAAATGCGTGAGAAGAGGGAACTTTGTGACCTGGAAATACAAGTGGGTAAAGTCAAGATTGACGCTCATAAGGTCATCCTCTGTAGCTGCAGCTCGTACTTTCG CGCTCTCCTTACCGGACCCTGGGCATCCATCAAAAAGCAGAAGTACACCATCCCCGGGGTGTCGTCTGAGATGATGAGCCTCATCATCAACTATGCCTACACCAACTCTGCTCCTGTGACGGAGGATAACGTGGTGGAGCTTTTGGCAGCTGCAGACCAGCTCTTGGTGACGGGGTTGGTTCAGAGCTGCTGGTTCTTCCTGGAGGACCAGCTGTCCCCGAGGAACTGCATCGGCATCTGGAAGCTGATGAGTGTCTACTACATGCCTGAGCAGAGTACAAAAGTCTTCCACTACATCCTGCACAGCTTTAAGGAGATAGTGTCTGTCTCCCAGGAGTTTGTGAATCTCTCTATTGAGCAGCTGACCACCATTATTGAGAGCGACCACCTCAACGTGAGTGAGGAGTACACGGTGTTTGAGGCGATCCTCAGCTGGATTAACTACCAGCCAGACCAGAGAAATGGTCACATCTCTGAGCTGCTGTCCAAG GTGCGGCTAGGCTTGATGAACGTGTATTACCTCCAAAATGTGATGGACAACGATGTGGTGAGGAACAGCATCAAATGTTTTCCCATCCTCGATGAGGCACTGAAAGTGTCTCTGAATTTTAGTAGATACTCAAAATCCATCTACAAAAATATGCTGAGTCGACCCCGCCTGCCCTCCACCATTTTACTGGTCACCGGAGGCGAAGGAGACGGTGTGCACGCCACCGACCTCGAGGCGTACGATGCCCGCGCTGACTGCTGGGTCACTGTCAGCGCTGGTCAGATCCGTCGTGCTTACCACGGTGCTGCAGTCCTCAACAACGCTGTGTACTTAATCGGAGGCATCTGCACTGAGCTTTACCTGAATACTGTGCAAAAGTTTGACCTTGTGACACGCACGTGGCACCAGGTGGCCCCCTTGAACTCCTGTCGCGGCTACGTCTGTGTTGTCGTGCATAATGAGTGCATTTACGCCATTGGAGGCTACAATGGAGTGACTTGCTTTAACACTGTCGAGTGCTACAAGCCTGAGAATGACCGCTGGACCATGGTGGCACAGATGCACTCAAGGAGGAGTGGGGCCGGCGCCACCACTCTAAATGGCAAG GTGTATGTTTGCGGGGGTTATAACGGGCATCGAAGCCTCTCCACAGCTGAATGCTACGACCCAGATTTCAACCAGTGGACCCTGATCTCTGCCATGAGGACCAGCCGCAGCGGCCTGGGGGTCGCTGCCTACAGAAACCGCATCTATGCA CTACTTTGA
- the LOC117447166 gene encoding kelch-like protein 10 isoform X2: MMSLIINYAYTNSAPVTEDNVVELLAAADQLLVTGLVQSCWFFLEDQLSPRNCIGIWKLMSVYYMPEQSTKVFHYILHSFKEIVSVSQEFVNLSIEQLTTIIESDHLNVSEEYTVFEAILSWINYQPDQRNGHISELLSKVRLGLMNVYYLQNVMDNDVVRNSIKCFPILDEALKVSLNFSRYSKSIYKNMLSRPRLPSTILLVTGGEGDGVHATDLEAYDARADCWVTVSAGQIRRAYHGAAVLNNAVYLIGGICTELYLNTVQKFDLVTRTWHQVAPLNSCRGYVCVVVHNECIYAIGGYNGVTCFNTVECYKPENDRWTMVAQMHSRRSGAGATTLNGKVYVCGGYNGHRSLSTAECYDPDFNQWTLISAMRTSRSGLGVAAYRNRIYAVGGTMNVDLSLHTVEAYNPETNSWNFTPSMLYPRSYFDIEVVDDQLFLVGGHSGSSTMLDVNRYDDEAGMWYYVSLVETPRSGLSCCVLQGLNSMAEDLFPRGPLTIPNLEEIPGASF, from the exons ATGATGAGCCTCATCATCAACTATGCCTACACCAACTCTGCTCCTGTGACGGAGGATAACGTGGTGGAGCTTTTGGCAGCTGCAGACCAGCTCTTGGTGACGGGGTTGGTTCAGAGCTGCTGGTTCTTCCTGGAGGACCAGCTGTCCCCGAGGAACTGCATCGGCATCTGGAAGCTGATGAGTGTCTACTACATGCCTGAGCAGAGTACAAAAGTCTTCCACTACATCCTGCACAGCTTTAAGGAGATAGTGTCTGTCTCCCAGGAGTTTGTGAATCTCTCTATTGAGCAGCTGACCACCATTATTGAGAGCGACCACCTCAACGTGAGTGAGGAGTACACGGTGTTTGAGGCGATCCTCAGCTGGATTAACTACCAGCCAGACCAGAGAAATGGTCACATCTCTGAGCTGCTGTCCAAG GTGCGGCTAGGCTTGATGAACGTGTATTACCTCCAAAATGTGATGGACAACGATGTGGTGAGGAACAGCATCAAATGTTTTCCCATCCTCGATGAGGCACTGAAAGTGTCTCTGAATTTTAGTAGATACTCAAAATCCATCTACAAAAATATGCTGAGTCGACCCCGCCTGCCCTCCACCATTTTACTGGTCACCGGAGGCGAAGGAGACGGTGTGCACGCCACCGACCTCGAGGCGTACGATGCCCGCGCTGACTGCTGGGTCACTGTCAGCGCTGGTCAGATCCGTCGTGCTTACCACGGTGCTGCAGTCCTCAACAACGCTGTGTACTTAATCGGAGGCATCTGCACTGAGCTTTACCTGAATACTGTGCAAAAGTTTGACCTTGTGACACGCACGTGGCACCAGGTGGCCCCCTTGAACTCCTGTCGCGGCTACGTCTGTGTTGTCGTGCATAATGAGTGCATTTACGCCATTGGAGGCTACAATGGAGTGACTTGCTTTAACACTGTCGAGTGCTACAAGCCTGAGAATGACCGCTGGACCATGGTGGCACAGATGCACTCAAGGAGGAGTGGGGCCGGCGCCACCACTCTAAATGGCAAG GTGTATGTTTGCGGGGGTTATAACGGGCATCGAAGCCTCTCCACAGCTGAATGCTACGACCCAGATTTCAACCAGTGGACCCTGATCTCTGCCATGAGGACCAGCCGCAGCGGCCTGGGGGTCGCTGCCTACAGAAACCGCATCTATGCA GTTGGTGGAACAATGAACGTGGATCTCTCCCTGCACACTGTTGAGGCCTACAACCCTGAAACCAACAGTTGGAACTTCACACCATCTATGCTTTATCCCCGCAGCTACTTTGACATTGAGGTGGTGGACGACCAGCTCTTTTTGGTGGGAGGACACAGTGGCTCCTCAACTATGTTGGATGTGAACCGCTATGACGACGAAGCCGGTATGTGGTATTACGTCTCTCTCGTGGAGACGCCCCGCAGCGGCCTGAGCTGCTGTGTTCTGCAAGGACTTAACAGCATGGCGGAGGACTTGTTCCCTCGTGGTCCTCTGACGATCCCTAACTTGGAGGAAATTCCAGGAGCATCCTTCTGA
- the LOC117447166 gene encoding kelch-like protein 10 isoform X1: MFSKKTSTPGQASSALNSHRSQVEKRMHGMTSAVLTEMREKRELCDLEIQVGKVKIDAHKVILCSCSSYFRALLTGPWASIKKQKYTIPGVSSEMMSLIINYAYTNSAPVTEDNVVELLAAADQLLVTGLVQSCWFFLEDQLSPRNCIGIWKLMSVYYMPEQSTKVFHYILHSFKEIVSVSQEFVNLSIEQLTTIIESDHLNVSEEYTVFEAILSWINYQPDQRNGHISELLSKVRLGLMNVYYLQNVMDNDVVRNSIKCFPILDEALKVSLNFSRYSKSIYKNMLSRPRLPSTILLVTGGEGDGVHATDLEAYDARADCWVTVSAGQIRRAYHGAAVLNNAVYLIGGICTELYLNTVQKFDLVTRTWHQVAPLNSCRGYVCVVVHNECIYAIGGYNGVTCFNTVECYKPENDRWTMVAQMHSRRSGAGATTLNGKVYVCGGYNGHRSLSTAECYDPDFNQWTLISAMRTSRSGLGVAAYRNRIYAVGGTMNVDLSLHTVEAYNPETNSWNFTPSMLYPRSYFDIEVVDDQLFLVGGHSGSSTMLDVNRYDDEAGMWYYVSLVETPRSGLSCCVLQGLNSMAEDLFPRGPLTIPNLEEIPGASF; this comes from the exons ATGTTTTCCAAAAAAACGAGTACACCAGGACAAGCTTCCAGCGCATTAAACTCTCACAGGAGCCAGGTGGAGAAAAGGATGCACGGCATGACATCTGCAGTCCTGACTGAAATGCGTGAGAAGAGGGAACTTTGTGACCTGGAAATACAAGTGGGTAAAGTCAAGATTGACGCTCATAAGGTCATCCTCTGTAGCTGCAGCTCGTACTTTCG CGCTCTCCTTACCGGACCCTGGGCATCCATCAAAAAGCAGAAGTACACCATCCCCGGGGTGTCGTCTGAGATGATGAGCCTCATCATCAACTATGCCTACACCAACTCTGCTCCTGTGACGGAGGATAACGTGGTGGAGCTTTTGGCAGCTGCAGACCAGCTCTTGGTGACGGGGTTGGTTCAGAGCTGCTGGTTCTTCCTGGAGGACCAGCTGTCCCCGAGGAACTGCATCGGCATCTGGAAGCTGATGAGTGTCTACTACATGCCTGAGCAGAGTACAAAAGTCTTCCACTACATCCTGCACAGCTTTAAGGAGATAGTGTCTGTCTCCCAGGAGTTTGTGAATCTCTCTATTGAGCAGCTGACCACCATTATTGAGAGCGACCACCTCAACGTGAGTGAGGAGTACACGGTGTTTGAGGCGATCCTCAGCTGGATTAACTACCAGCCAGACCAGAGAAATGGTCACATCTCTGAGCTGCTGTCCAAG GTGCGGCTAGGCTTGATGAACGTGTATTACCTCCAAAATGTGATGGACAACGATGTGGTGAGGAACAGCATCAAATGTTTTCCCATCCTCGATGAGGCACTGAAAGTGTCTCTGAATTTTAGTAGATACTCAAAATCCATCTACAAAAATATGCTGAGTCGACCCCGCCTGCCCTCCACCATTTTACTGGTCACCGGAGGCGAAGGAGACGGTGTGCACGCCACCGACCTCGAGGCGTACGATGCCCGCGCTGACTGCTGGGTCACTGTCAGCGCTGGTCAGATCCGTCGTGCTTACCACGGTGCTGCAGTCCTCAACAACGCTGTGTACTTAATCGGAGGCATCTGCACTGAGCTTTACCTGAATACTGTGCAAAAGTTTGACCTTGTGACACGCACGTGGCACCAGGTGGCCCCCTTGAACTCCTGTCGCGGCTACGTCTGTGTTGTCGTGCATAATGAGTGCATTTACGCCATTGGAGGCTACAATGGAGTGACTTGCTTTAACACTGTCGAGTGCTACAAGCCTGAGAATGACCGCTGGACCATGGTGGCACAGATGCACTCAAGGAGGAGTGGGGCCGGCGCCACCACTCTAAATGGCAAG GTGTATGTTTGCGGGGGTTATAACGGGCATCGAAGCCTCTCCACAGCTGAATGCTACGACCCAGATTTCAACCAGTGGACCCTGATCTCTGCCATGAGGACCAGCCGCAGCGGCCTGGGGGTCGCTGCCTACAGAAACCGCATCTATGCA GTTGGTGGAACAATGAACGTGGATCTCTCCCTGCACACTGTTGAGGCCTACAACCCTGAAACCAACAGTTGGAACTTCACACCATCTATGCTTTATCCCCGCAGCTACTTTGACATTGAGGTGGTGGACGACCAGCTCTTTTTGGTGGGAGGACACAGTGGCTCCTCAACTATGTTGGATGTGAACCGCTATGACGACGAAGCCGGTATGTGGTATTACGTCTCTCTCGTGGAGACGCCCCGCAGCGGCCTGAGCTGCTGTGTTCTGCAAGGACTTAACAGCATGGCGGAGGACTTGTTCCCTCGTGGTCCTCTGACGATCCCTAACTTGGAGGAAATTCCAGGAGCATCCTTCTGA